In a single window of the Diabrotica undecimpunctata isolate CICGRU chromosome 11, icDiaUnde3, whole genome shotgun sequence genome:
- the LOC140452772 gene encoding uncharacterized protein, whose translation MSNHKATRAAYKGKISQILNQVKNSIVEVDLDIYEEILGKLRTYYEKYNEAYFMLLEDERFTDDKDNEMVDQIYYEAIKLIKGTMRRLNSQPSEAEPMLQPMAMEAKVNVTLPKINIPVFSHGNEEYGPFKELFKSLIMENESIPEVQKLLYLKTSVKGEAFKLLENIPVSGENLRLAWEVLDSRYANKAQLIKNIIKTLLNNKPIQHSNNLTNDLREMYTNTYNSWNKLKNLNLTPQ comes from the coding sequence atgtctaACCACAAAGCCACCCGTGCAGcttataaaggaaaaattagtcaAATCCTAAATCAAGTAAAAAATTCTATCGTAGAGGTTGATCTAGATATTTACGAAGAGATTTTAGGAAAATTGAGGAcgtattatgaaaaatataatgaAGCATATTTTATGTTGCTGGAAGATGAAAGGTTCACAGATGATAAAGACAATGAAATGGTGGACCAAATTTATTATGAagctataaaattaataaaagggACAATGCGGAGGTTGAACAGCCAACCAAGTGAAGCTGAACCGATGCTGCAGCCAATGGCGATGGAAGCGAAAGTGAATGTCACTCTTCCTAAAATAAACATACCTGTGTTTTCACATGGAAATGAAGAATATGGTCCATTTAAAGAATTATTCAAGTCACTCATCATGGAGAACGAATCAATACCGGAAGTACAAAAGCTGCTATATTTAAAAACGTCTGTAAAAGGCGAGGCTTTTAAACTACTAGAAAACATACCCGTAAGTGGTGAAAACCTAAGGCTAGCATGGGAGGTGTTAGATTCACGATATGCAAATAAAGcgcaattaataaaaaatataattaaaaccctTTTAAATAATAAACCTATACAGCATTCAAACAATTTAACGAATGACCTACGGGAAATGTATACTAACACTTAtaatagttggaacaaactaaaaaatttaaatttaacaccCCAATAA